A genome region from Rhodopseudomonas boonkerdii includes the following:
- a CDS encoding 3-keto-disaccharide hydrolase, protein MKRIFAIVAVAAVGVSAIVAIQPASSQDGWVTLVDGTKMGDWDKVADANWTMKDGALVADKLTAGKDPAYLVSKKSYKDFQIKAEFWTDEDANSGIFIRCKTAKVIDSKECYEVNIFDKRPDPTYGTGAIVDVAKVNPMPKAAGKWNTYEITAKGPKMTVILNGQKTADVEDGKLASGPIALQYGSGVVKFRKVQIKEL, encoded by the coding sequence ATGAAGCGTATATTTGCGATCGTGGCTGTCGCTGCGGTCGGCGTAAGTGCCATTGTCGCCATTCAGCCGGCATCGAGCCAAGACGGCTGGGTGACACTGGTCGATGGCACCAAGATGGGCGACTGGGACAAGGTCGCCGATGCCAACTGGACCATGAAAGACGGCGCTCTGGTCGCCGACAAGCTGACCGCGGGCAAGGATCCCGCTTATCTCGTCAGCAAGAAGTCCTACAAGGATTTCCAGATCAAGGCCGAGTTCTGGACCGATGAAGACGCCAATAGCGGCATCTTCATCCGTTGCAAGACGGCCAAGGTGATCGACTCCAAGGAGTGCTACGAGGTCAACATCTTCGACAAGCGCCCCGACCCGACCTATGGCACCGGCGCCATCGTCGATGTGGCCAAGGTCAACCCGATGCCGAAAGCGGCGGGCAAGTGGAACACCTATGAGATCACCGCCAAGGGGCCGAAGATGACGGTCATCCTGAACGGCCAGAAGACCGCGGATGTCGAGGACGGCAAACTCGCCAGCGGCCCGATTGCCCTGCAATACGGCTCCGGCGTGGTGAAATTCCGCAAGGTGCAGATCAAGGAACTGTGA
- a CDS encoding caspase family protein, giving the protein MKIRIALIALLALSTAPVRHATAAEDRVPRIALVIGNAKYPDAEAPLKEPINDARDIAAELKRAGFEVETGENLSGDGMRRALEKLYGKVTPGTVALVFFSGYGIQSSRQSYMIPVDAQIWTEADVRRDGFSLETTLNELNGRGAGVKIALLDASRRNPFERRFRSFSAGLAPVIAPSNTLVMYSAALSSVVSEAGSDRSLFATELLREIKVPDITAEQTLNRTRVNVTRASRSEQVPWISSSLAEDFAFIPGARPSSAAVTTAPATEPTPAPTVSPRPAPVAPAPAKQAAVTPTPQPAAPAPAPPPATAPAAPPAADAPRDENKILLTLADDPTVKSLNSKIAENTEDVGALYRRGQVYASKGAYSAALKDFDATIRLSPKDVEAYNNRCWVRAVTNDLAGALKDCNEALRLRPNFVDALDSRGLVNLKNGQSKNAVTDFDAALKINPQLTSSLYGRGLAKQRLGQTAEGELDINNAKAMDPDIVKEFAAYGVR; this is encoded by the coding sequence ATGAAGATTCGAATTGCGCTGATCGCTTTGCTGGCGCTCTCCACCGCTCCCGTCAGGCACGCCACCGCTGCCGAGGACCGCGTTCCGCGGATCGCTCTGGTGATCGGCAATGCCAAGTATCCGGACGCCGAAGCCCCCCTCAAGGAACCGATCAACGATGCCCGCGACATTGCGGCCGAGCTGAAACGTGCCGGCTTCGAAGTCGAGACCGGCGAGAATCTCAGCGGCGATGGCATGCGCCGCGCGTTGGAAAAACTCTATGGCAAGGTGACGCCGGGCACGGTGGCATTGGTGTTCTTCAGCGGTTACGGCATCCAGTCGTCGCGCCAGAGCTATATGATCCCGGTCGATGCGCAGATCTGGACCGAAGCCGACGTCCGCCGCGACGGCTTCAGCCTCGAGACGACGCTCAACGAACTTAACGGCCGCGGCGCCGGGGTGAAGATCGCCTTGCTGGACGCATCGCGCCGCAACCCATTCGAGCGGCGGTTCCGCAGCTTCTCCGCCGGCCTCGCGCCGGTGATCGCACCCAGCAACACGCTGGTGATGTATTCCGCCGCCCTCAGCTCTGTGGTGAGCGAGGCCGGCTCCGATCGCAGCCTGTTCGCAACCGAACTGCTCAGAGAGATCAAGGTCCCGGACATTACGGCCGAACAGACCCTGAACCGCACCCGCGTTAACGTTACGCGCGCCTCGCGCAGCGAGCAAGTGCCGTGGATATCGTCGTCGCTGGCAGAAGATTTCGCCTTCATCCCAGGTGCGCGTCCCTCATCCGCGGCCGTTACCACTGCGCCAGCGACTGAGCCAACCCCGGCGCCAACCGTATCGCCGCGTCCCGCGCCTGTCGCACCTGCGCCCGCCAAACAGGCTGCCGTCACTCCCACCCCTCAGCCGGCCGCGCCAGCTCCAGCGCCGCCTCCGGCGACCGCGCCCGCAGCGCCACCGGCCGCCGACGCACCACGCGATGAAAACAAGATCCTGCTGACGCTGGCCGACGATCCGACGGTAAAATCTCTGAACAGCAAGATCGCCGAAAACACTGAAGATGTCGGCGCGCTTTATAGGCGCGGCCAGGTGTATGCCAGCAAAGGTGCTTATTCCGCCGCTCTGAAGGACTTCGACGCAACCATCAGACTCAGCCCCAAGGACGTCGAAGCCTATAACAACCGGTGCTGGGTCCGTGCCGTGACCAACGATCTTGCCGGCGCGCTCAAGGACTGCAACGAAGCGCTGCGGTTGCGGCCGAATTTCGTCGATGCGCTGGATAGTCGCGGCCTGGTCAATCTCAAGAACGGCCAGAGCAAGAATGCCGTTACCGATTTCGATGCAGCCCTGAAGATCAACCCACAACTGACGTCCTCGCTCTATGGGCGCGGCCTTGCCAAGCAGCGCCTCGGCCAGACCGCCGAAGGCGAACTCGACATTAACAATGCCAAGGCAATGGACCCCGATATCGTGAAGGAATTTGCCGCCTACGGCGTGCGCTGA
- a CDS encoding efflux RND transporter periplasmic adaptor subunit, whose translation MKASARTAPALAILSLATAAVAADPAPGGSPNGAVVTVAKATNACFSDQVRVTGFVVPRREAQVGVDTEGSRVSEVLVKEGDMVTENQELARLLPPPSASNARPNAVPLRAPAAGLVTTVQTQAGAPASPQAGPMFKIAINNELELDAEVPSIHILKLNPGATARISRDDHADVFGKVRVVSPQIDRTTQLGHVRLSLAPNPSIKVGMFARANIDARRSCGVAVPRSAIEHFTVQLVKGNVIETRRVKVGLVSDSSTEILEGVEVGDIVVADAGTSLHDGDRVQTIFVDDLDRSRVR comes from the coding sequence ATGAAGGCCTCTGCCCGCACCGCCCCGGCCCTTGCTATCCTGTCGTTGGCGACGGCAGCCGTCGCCGCCGATCCCGCTCCGGGCGGATCGCCCAACGGCGCGGTCGTGACCGTCGCCAAGGCGACCAATGCCTGTTTCTCCGATCAGGTGCGAGTCACCGGTTTCGTCGTGCCGCGACGCGAAGCGCAGGTTGGCGTCGATACCGAAGGCTCTCGCGTCTCTGAAGTTCTGGTTAAGGAAGGAGACATGGTCACCGAGAACCAGGAGCTCGCACGATTGCTTCCGCCGCCATCCGCCAGCAACGCGCGCCCCAATGCGGTACCGTTGCGCGCTCCCGCCGCTGGCCTCGTGACGACGGTGCAGACCCAGGCCGGCGCGCCGGCATCGCCGCAGGCCGGGCCGATGTTCAAGATCGCGATCAACAATGAGCTTGAACTCGACGCCGAAGTGCCAAGCATTCACATCCTGAAGCTCAATCCCGGCGCCACCGCGCGGATTAGTCGAGACGACCATGCAGACGTGTTCGGCAAGGTGCGGGTAGTGTCTCCGCAAATCGATCGCACCACGCAGCTTGGCCATGTCCGACTGTCGCTCGCGCCCAATCCGTCGATCAAGGTCGGCATGTTCGCGCGCGCCAATATCGATGCGCGCCGCAGCTGCGGTGTCGCCGTTCCGCGCTCGGCCATCGAGCACTTCACCGTGCAACTGGTGAAGGGCAATGTGATCGAGACGCGACGCGTGAAGGTCGGTCTGGTCTCCGACAGTTCCACCGAAATACTCGAGGGTGTCGAGGTCGGCGACATCGTCGTCGCCGATGCCGGCACATCGCTGCATGACGGCGACAGAGTTCAGACCATCTTCGTCGACGATCTCGACCGTTCGCGAGTGCGCTAA
- a CDS encoding N-acyl homoserine lactonase family protein, with protein MKPTYEIFAIRYATMTPRTPAMNYLSPDPHEATAADLDYFVWLVRGGGRDILVDTGFNEVAAKERNRALAINPVDALTQFGVNAAVIRDVVVTHLHYDHAGNLDRFPNARFHLQDREIAYATGRCMCNGLLRHPFSAEDVTLMVRHVYSERVTFHNGEGEVAPGITLHRVGGHSDGLQVVRVETERGPVVLASDAAHYYGNLHRRSPFPIVYNIGDMVDGWRTCERLAGHPDRIIPGHDPLVRELYPRVDGTADAYAVHRPPSRSFVER; from the coding sequence ATGAAGCCGACCTATGAAATCTTTGCTATCCGCTACGCCACAATGACACCGCGGACGCCGGCGATGAACTACCTGTCGCCCGATCCGCATGAGGCCACGGCGGCCGATCTCGACTACTTCGTCTGGCTCGTCCGTGGTGGCGGGCGGGATATTCTCGTCGATACCGGTTTCAACGAAGTTGCGGCCAAAGAGCGCAATCGTGCGCTGGCGATCAATCCGGTCGATGCGCTGACGCAATTCGGTGTGAACGCGGCGGTGATTCGCGACGTTGTCGTCACCCATCTGCATTATGACCATGCGGGGAATCTCGATCGGTTTCCAAACGCGCGCTTTCATTTGCAGGATCGCGAGATAGCCTATGCCACGGGTCGTTGCATGTGCAACGGCCTGCTCCGGCATCCGTTTTCGGCCGAGGATGTCACCTTGATGGTCCGCCACGTTTATAGTGAGCGTGTCACCTTCCATAATGGCGAGGGCGAGGTCGCTCCCGGCATCACCCTGCATCGCGTCGGCGGCCATTCCGATGGCTTGCAGGTCGTGCGTGTGGAGACCGAACGCGGCCCGGTGGTGTTGGCCTCGGACGCAGCGCACTACTATGGCAATCTGCATCGCCGCAGTCCGTTTCCGATTGTCTACAATATTGGTGACATGGTCGATGGCTGGCGGACCTGCGAGCGTCTCGCCGGCCATCCCGATCGCATCATCCCCGGTCACGATCCGCTTGTGCGCGAACTCTATCCGCGTGTGGATGGCACGGCAGATGCCTATGCCGTGCATCGGCCGCCATCGCGCTCCTTCGTCGAAAGGTGA
- a CDS encoding Lrp/AsnC family transcriptional regulator, producing MTEVDSFDLKMLAALQDDGRLTNQQLADNVGLSASQCSRRRMRLEDEKVISGYHADLAPEALGFGVVAFIQVTLATHSPDNAKKFRTLVQRVDEIQEAYSLTGDADYVLKAILRDLKGLSNLVNDVLMPHQSVAHVRSSIVLDRLKETSKLPLKVLRS from the coding sequence ATGACCGAGGTAGATTCGTTCGATCTGAAGATGTTGGCCGCGCTGCAGGACGATGGTCGGCTGACCAATCAGCAACTCGCCGATAATGTCGGCCTGTCCGCCTCGCAATGCTCACGGCGCCGGATGCGTCTCGAAGATGAGAAGGTGATCTCGGGCTATCATGCTGATCTCGCGCCGGAAGCGCTCGGCTTCGGTGTGGTCGCCTTCATCCAGGTCACGCTCGCGACCCACTCGCCTGACAATGCGAAGAAATTTCGCACGCTGGTGCAGCGCGTGGACGAAATCCAGGAAGCCTATTCGCTCACCGGCGATGCCGATTATGTGCTGAAGGCAATCTTGCGTGACCTCAAAGGGCTATCCAATCTCGTCAATGACGTGCTGATGCCCCATCAGAGCGTCGCGCATGTACGCTCGTCGATCGTGTTGGATCGGTTGAAAGAAACCAGCAAGCTGCCACTCAAGGTGCTGCGATCGTAG
- the hppD gene encoding 4-hydroxyphenylpyruvate dioxygenase, translating into MGPFPHDAPAATISADNPMGTDGFEFVEYAHPNPEELHVLFKLMGYTPVARHRTKKITVYRQGDINYLVNEEPGTHGFQFVAAHGPCAPSMAFRVVDADKAYKRAIALGAEPADVSLVEKTLDVPAIKGIGGSLLYFVERYGTKGSAYDLEFEWLGTKNPRPVGAGLFYLDHLTHNVHRGRMDVWTGFYEKLFNFRQIRFFDIEGRASGLFSRALTSPDGKIRIPINEDAGDSGQIEEYLNTYRGEGIQHIACGVKDIYATIERLRTDGLPFMPSPPDTYFEKIDTRLPKHGEDVPRLQKNGILIDGEGVVHGGETKVLLQIFSANAIGPIFFEFIQRKGDDGFGEGNFKALFESIEEDQIRRGVLHVSDKSAA; encoded by the coding sequence ATGGGTCCGTTTCCGCACGACGCACCAGCCGCCACGATTTCGGCCGACAATCCGATGGGCACCGACGGCTTCGAATTCGTCGAATACGCCCATCCCAATCCCGAAGAGCTGCACGTGCTGTTCAAGCTGATGGGTTACACGCCGGTTGCGAGGCACAGGACGAAAAAGATCACGGTCTATCGCCAGGGCGATATCAACTATCTCGTAAACGAAGAGCCGGGTACCCATGGTTTCCAGTTCGTCGCCGCACATGGTCCCTGTGCGCCCTCCATGGCCTTTCGCGTTGTCGATGCAGACAAGGCCTATAAGCGCGCTATCGCTCTCGGTGCCGAGCCAGCCGACGTGAGCTTGGTTGAAAAGACCCTCGACGTCCCTGCCATCAAGGGTATTGGCGGTAGTCTGCTCTATTTTGTCGAGCGCTACGGGACCAAGGGCTCTGCCTATGACCTTGAATTCGAATGGCTCGGCACCAAGAATCCGCGCCCTGTCGGCGCCGGCCTGTTCTATCTCGATCACCTCACCCACAACGTCCATCGCGGCCGCATGGATGTGTGGACGGGCTTCTACGAGAAGCTGTTCAATTTCCGCCAGATACGCTTCTTCGACATTGAGGGTCGCGCCTCCGGCCTGTTTTCACGGGCATTGACTAGCCCGGACGGCAAGATTCGCATTCCGATCAACGAGGATGCCGGCGATAGCGGCCAGATCGAAGAATATCTCAACACCTATCGCGGCGAAGGCATCCAGCACATCGCCTGCGGCGTGAAGGATATTTACGCCACCATCGAACGCCTGCGCACCGACGGCCTGCCTTTCATGCCGTCGCCGCCGGATACCTATTTCGAGAAGATCGATACGCGCCTGCCCAAGCATGGCGAGGATGTGCCGCGCCTGCAGAAGAACGGCATCCTTATCGATGGCGAAGGCGTGGTCCACGGCGGCGAGACCAAGGTGCTGCTGCAGATCTTCTCCGCCAACGCCATCGGTCCGATCTTCTTCGAATTCATCCAGAGGAAGGGCGACGATGGTTTCGGTGAAGGCAACTTCAAGGCCCTGTTCGAGTCCATCGAGGAGGACCAGATTCGGCGTGGCGTGCTGCACGTGAGCGACAAGAGTGCGGCGTAG
- a CDS encoding serine hydrolase domain-containing protein, translating to MPSSTDIDRIMQQACDSGVIPGAVVMAATGDEVIYQGAFGKRDISKDAAMTTDSVFWIASMTKAITGAAAMQLVERGKLSLDAPIGEVLPDLSAIQVLDGFDADGEPLLRPARRPITLRQLLTHTAGFCYDMMNADMGRWLEKTGTPVFRTGLNAAMRVPIMTDPGTRWEYGTNIDFVGKAVEAASGQRLDLYFREHILDPLGMSDTAFRIGDAQRQRLVKVHRRNADGSLLPIDFEIKQDPEFFAGGGGLYGTAPDYIKFTRMMLGKGIFNGNRLLQPETVALMSENHIGDLHVTPMLSALPAVTNDAELCPGIEKKHGLSFVINVAPTPEGRSAGSLAWAGLANTYYWIDPVRDVTGVILMQVLPFADRACLQVFSDFERAVYARVDARKAA from the coding sequence ATGCCGTCCAGTACCGATATCGACCGGATCATGCAGCAGGCCTGTGACAGCGGCGTCATTCCTGGAGCAGTCGTGATGGCCGCAACCGGCGATGAGGTGATCTATCAGGGCGCCTTCGGCAAACGCGACATCAGCAAGGATGCCGCGATGACCACCGACAGCGTGTTCTGGATAGCCTCAATGACCAAGGCAATCACCGGGGCGGCGGCGATGCAGCTGGTTGAGCGCGGCAAGCTGTCACTGGATGCGCCGATCGGCGAGGTGCTGCCCGACCTCTCTGCCATTCAGGTACTGGATGGGTTTGATGCCGATGGCGAACCACTGTTGCGGCCGGCCCGGCGCCCGATCACGCTCAGGCAGCTTCTTACCCATACTGCCGGCTTCTGCTACGACATGATGAATGCCGATATGGGACGCTGGTTGGAAAAGACCGGCACGCCTGTCTTCCGAACCGGCCTCAATGCCGCGATGCGGGTGCCGATCATGACCGATCCCGGCACACGCTGGGAATACGGCACCAATATCGACTTCGTCGGCAAGGCCGTGGAAGCGGCGAGCGGACAAAGGCTGGACCTGTATTTTCGCGAGCACATCCTCGATCCGCTTGGGATGTCCGACACGGCATTCAGGATTGGCGATGCGCAACGCCAGAGGCTGGTGAAAGTGCACCGGCGCAATGCCGACGGCTCGCTATTGCCTATCGATTTCGAAATCAAGCAGGATCCGGAATTCTTCGCCGGCGGCGGCGGCCTGTATGGCACCGCACCAGACTACATCAAATTCACGCGGATGATGCTGGGCAAAGGCATTTTTAACGGCAACCGCTTGCTGCAACCGGAAACCGTCGCCCTGATGAGCGAGAATCATATCGGTGACCTGCATGTCACACCGATGCTGTCAGCACTGCCTGCCGTCACCAACGACGCTGAACTCTGCCCGGGGATCGAGAAGAAACACGGCCTCAGCTTCGTGATCAACGTGGCCCCGACGCCCGAAGGCCGCAGCGCCGGCAGCCTGGCATGGGCGGGCCTCGCCAACACCTATTATTGGATCGACCCGGTGCGCGATGTCACCGGCGTGATCCTGATGCAGGTGTTGCCCTTTGCGGACCGCGCCTGTCTTCAGGTATTCTCGGATTTCGAACGCGCCGTCTATGCAAGGGTGGATGCAAGGAAGGCGGCGTAA
- a CDS encoding NAD-dependent succinate-semialdehyde dehydrogenase produces the protein MSPATSSLATRLKDPSLLRDKCYIDGAWVGTGETVVTNPVNMSEIAKVPNMGAKETTQAVEAAEKAFPAWAKFTAKQRSNILRKWFELIIANREDLALILTSEQGKPLAEALGEVDIGAAYIEFFAEEARRVYGETIPTQRADARLLAIKQPIGVCGAITPWNFPNSMITRKVSPALAAGCTVVLKPANETPLSALALAELAERAGVPKGVLNIITGKASEIGLVLCEHPAVRFVGFTGSTEVGKILYKQASVGVKKLGLELGGNAPFVVFDDADIDAAVEGAIVSKYRNMGQTCVCANRLYAQDGIYDQFVEKLSKKVAAMKIGDGTEQGVTQGPLINMESVEKVERHIADAVKGGAKIVTGGKRHALGGTFFEPTVLANVKPDAIVAQEETFGPLAPVFRFKDEADVIAMCNASPFGLASYFYSRDLGRVWRVAEALESGMVGVNTGLITTEVAPFGGVKESGLGREGSRHGMEEYVEIKYIMMSGI, from the coding sequence ATGTCACCCGCCACTTCCTCGCTTGCCACCCGCCTGAAGGACCCCTCGCTGCTGCGCGACAAGTGCTACATCGACGGCGCCTGGGTCGGCACCGGCGAGACCGTGGTCACCAATCCGGTCAACATGTCCGAGATTGCCAAGGTGCCGAACATGGGCGCCAAGGAAACGACGCAAGCCGTCGAAGCGGCTGAGAAGGCTTTTCCGGCCTGGGCGAAGTTCACCGCCAAGCAGCGCTCCAACATCCTGCGCAAGTGGTTCGAACTGATCATCGCCAACCGCGAAGATCTCGCGCTGATCCTGACCTCGGAGCAGGGCAAGCCATTGGCCGAGGCTCTTGGCGAAGTCGATATCGGCGCGGCCTATATTGAATTTTTCGCCGAGGAAGCCCGCCGCGTTTACGGCGAAACCATCCCGACCCAGCGCGCCGATGCGCGGTTGCTTGCGATCAAGCAGCCGATCGGTGTGTGCGGCGCCATCACGCCCTGGAATTTCCCGAACTCGATGATCACCCGCAAGGTGTCGCCAGCGCTTGCTGCCGGCTGCACCGTGGTGCTCAAGCCGGCCAACGAGACTCCGCTGTCGGCGTTGGCGCTGGCTGAGCTCGCCGAGCGGGCGGGCGTGCCCAAGGGCGTGCTCAACATTATCACCGGCAAGGCGTCGGAAATCGGCCTCGTCCTGTGCGAGCATCCGGCGGTGCGCTTCGTCGGTTTCACCGGATCGACCGAAGTCGGCAAGATTCTCTACAAGCAAGCCTCGGTCGGCGTGAAGAAGCTCGGCCTCGAACTCGGCGGCAACGCGCCCTTCGTGGTCTTCGACGACGCCGATATCGATGCGGCCGTCGAAGGCGCGATCGTCTCGAAGTACCGCAACATGGGGCAGACCTGCGTTTGCGCAAATCGCCTCTATGCCCAGGATGGCATCTACGACCAGTTCGTCGAGAAGTTGTCGAAGAAGGTCGCCGCGATGAAGATCGGCGACGGCACCGAGCAGGGTGTTACCCAGGGGCCGCTGATCAACATGGAGTCGGTGGAGAAGGTCGAGCGCCATATCGCCGATGCGGTAAAGGGCGGCGCCAAGATCGTGACCGGCGGTAAGCGCCATGCGCTAGGCGGCACATTCTTCGAGCCGACCGTGCTCGCCAATGTAAAGCCGGATGCGATCGTCGCGCAGGAAGAAACCTTCGGTCCGCTGGCGCCGGTGTTTCGTTTCAAGGACGAAGCCGACGTCATCGCCATGTGCAACGCCTCGCCTTTCGGTCTGGCATCCTACTTCTACTCGCGGGATCTCGGCCGCGTCTGGCGCGTTGCTGAAGCGCTGGAATCAGGCATGGTGGGCGTCAATACCGGCCTGATCACGACGGAAGTCGCGCCGTTCGGCGGCGTGAAGGAGTCGGGCCTCGGCCGCGAAGGCTCCCGTCACGGCATGGAAGAATATGTCGAGATCAAATACATCATGATGTCGGGGATCTAA
- a CDS encoding pirin family protein, with translation MSWHPSNDPILGDPFTCDALELAIVPRTRDLGDGFAVRRALPHGKRQMVGPFIFFDHFGPMQFIAGKGMDVRPHPHIGLATVTYLFDGAIMHRDSEGNVREIQPGAMNLMTAGRGIAHSERTPDVQRANGQKMLGLQSWIALPAGSEEIDPSFQHYGADSLPTVQDNGFSARVIAGKAFGKASPVSMVSPWFYVEVTANAGATLPLDPDHEERAIYVVDGEIDIAGDRHEGPKLLIFRPGDEITIKVQRDTRMMFLGGDALEGPRHLWWNFVSSSKERIEQAKQDWKTGRFAHVPDEHEFIPLPE, from the coding sequence ATGAGCTGGCACCCTTCCAACGACCCCATCCTCGGCGATCCCTTCACCTGCGACGCGCTTGAGCTCGCCATCGTCCCGCGCACGCGCGACCTCGGCGACGGGTTTGCCGTCCGCCGTGCGCTGCCCCACGGCAAACGGCAGATGGTCGGCCCTTTCATCTTCTTCGACCATTTCGGCCCGATGCAGTTCATCGCCGGCAAGGGCATGGATGTGCGACCGCATCCGCATATCGGCCTCGCTACCGTCACCTATCTGTTCGACGGCGCCATCATGCATCGCGACAGCGAGGGCAATGTCCGCGAGATCCAGCCCGGCGCCATGAACCTGATGACGGCCGGCCGCGGCATCGCCCATTCCGAACGTACCCCGGACGTCCAGCGCGCCAATGGCCAGAAGATGCTCGGCCTGCAGAGCTGGATTGCCCTGCCGGCCGGCTCGGAAGAGATCGATCCGTCGTTCCAGCACTATGGCGCGGACAGCCTGCCGACCGTGCAGGACAATGGTTTTTCCGCCCGCGTGATCGCCGGCAAGGCGTTCGGCAAGGCTTCGCCCGTGTCCATGGTGTCACCGTGGTTCTATGTGGAGGTCACTGCCAATGCCGGCGCCACGCTGCCGCTCGATCCCGATCACGAGGAGCGCGCGATCTATGTAGTGGATGGCGAAATCGACATCGCCGGCGACCGCCATGAAGGCCCGAAACTGCTGATCTTCCGTCCTGGCGACGAAATCACCATCAAGGTGCAGCGCGACACCCGCATGATGTTCCTCGGCGGCGACGCGCTGGAAGGGCCGCGGCATCTGTGGTGGAATTTCGTGTCCTCCAGCAAGGAGCGCATCGAACAGGCCAAGCAGGACTGGAAGACCGGCCGCTTCGCCCATGTGCCCGACGAACACGAATTTATCCCGCTGCCGGAATAG
- a CDS encoding OmpA family protein: MSRSSTRFSVNVIRAAFIAGATITFTAGTVVAADDITSDQILRALAPKKPLTRGLSMTPPTEPAINAAEGKFMDSIRNRSTRSLSMGEREQIATIAQTKPAIDLEINFDYNSANISKRSMSSVLALGKALSSPDLKGSTFVVAGHTDAVGGEEYNQDLSERRADSIKRYLIERFGIAGADLVTVGYGKTKPKSGLAPTDPTNRRVQVVNMANKATASSQ, translated from the coding sequence ATGTCGAGATCGTCCACACGCTTTAGCGTCAATGTCATCCGCGCGGCCTTCATCGCAGGCGCTACCATCACCTTTACTGCCGGCACGGTAGTCGCGGCCGATGACATCACATCCGATCAGATTCTCCGCGCGCTGGCGCCGAAGAAGCCGCTCACCCGAGGCCTCTCGATGACTCCTCCGACCGAGCCAGCTATCAATGCTGCCGAAGGCAAGTTCATGGATTCGATTCGCAACCGCAGTACCCGCTCGTTGTCGATGGGCGAGCGCGAACAGATCGCTACCATCGCGCAGACCAAGCCGGCGATCGATCTGGAGATCAATTTTGACTACAACTCGGCGAATATCAGCAAGCGCTCAATGTCGTCGGTACTGGCGCTTGGCAAAGCGTTGAGCAGCCCCGACCTCAAGGGCTCGACCTTCGTGGTCGCCGGTCACACCGACGCCGTCGGCGGCGAAGAGTACAATCAGGACCTGTCGGAGCGCCGTGCAGATTCGATCAAGCGCTATCTGATCGAGCGCTTCGGCATCGCCGGCGCCGATCTCGTGACAGTCGGCTATGGCAAGACCAAGCCGAAGAGCGGTCTTGCGCCGACCGACCCGACCAACCGCCGCGTTCAGGTCGTGAATATGGCCAATAAAGCAACCGCCTCGTCACAGTAA
- a CDS encoding phosphoribosylaminoimidazolesuccinocarboxamide synthase, with the protein MTTMASSDLPLPKIGRGKVRDIYSVGEDRVLLLTTDRISAFDVVMNETIPMKGAVLTQISAWWFNQLNGVVPHHMLSVDADEIISEVRALEGHRDAIVGRAMLCKRTTVFPIECVIRGYISGSAWKEYAASGTLAGEKLEDGLLESQKFAQPVFSPATKAETGHDENITVGRMREIVGEEDAFTLESMTRAIYTQGEEIAREAGIIICDTKFEFGRDNAGRIILIDEVMTPDSSRFWAADVYKPGQPQPSFDKQPLRDWLDVERKAGRWNGEAPPPTLPQEVIDATSRRYLDAYRRLTGAELTVE; encoded by the coding sequence ATGACCACGATGGCCTCGAGCGACCTGCCCCTTCCCAAGATCGGGCGTGGCAAGGTCCGCGATATCTATTCCGTCGGCGAGGACCGCGTGCTGCTGCTGACCACCGACCGCATCAGCGCCTTCGATGTGGTCATGAACGAGACCATCCCGATGAAGGGTGCGGTGCTGACGCAGATCAGTGCCTGGTGGTTCAACCAGCTCAACGGCGTGGTGCCCCATCACATGCTCTCCGTCGATGCCGACGAGATCATCAGCGAAGTGCGCGCTCTGGAAGGTCATCGCGACGCCATCGTCGGCCGCGCCATGCTGTGCAAGCGGACCACCGTCTTCCCGATCGAATGTGTGATCCGCGGCTATATTTCAGGCTCGGCCTGGAAGGAGTATGCCGCATCGGGCACGCTGGCCGGCGAGAAGCTCGAAGACGGGCTGCTCGAAAGCCAGAAATTCGCGCAGCCGGTGTTCAGCCCGGCCACCAAGGCCGAGACCGGTCATGACGAGAACATCACCGTCGGCCGCATGCGCGAGATCGTCGGCGAGGAAGACGCCTTCACGCTCGAGAGCATGACCCGCGCCATCTACACCCAGGGCGAGGAGATCGCCCGCGAGGCCGGCATCATCATCTGCGATACCAAATTTGAATTCGGCCGCGACAACGCCGGCCGCATCATCCTGATCGACGAGGTGATGACCCCCGACAGCTCGCGCTTCTGGGCGGCCGACGTCTACAAGCCCGGCCAGCCGCAGCCGAGCTTCGATAAGCAACCGCTGCGCGACTGGCTTGATGTCGAGCGCAAGGCCGGGCGCTGGAACGGCGAGGCCCCACCGCCGACGCTGCCGCAGGAAGTGATCGATGCCACCAGCCGGCGCTACCTGGACGCCTATCGCCGCCTCACCGGCGCCGAACTCACTGTCGAATAG